Proteins from a genomic interval of Arachis hypogaea cultivar Tifrunner chromosome 10, arahy.Tifrunner.gnm2.J5K5, whole genome shotgun sequence:
- the LOC140175707 gene encoding uncharacterized protein: MLLALKSKNKLKFIDGSIVKPDELDPLFEAWEKCNTYLVSWITMSLSTEISGSVIWSNNASDLWKELKRRYYQGDKFRVAELQEELFQLRQGDATITAYYTKLQSIWEDLNNFKPILECTHCEQSCTCGLNVMQEFRRDDYTTRFLRGLNDQYTVVRLQLMLMTPMPDIDTAFSMLTQQERQFNDCQDSKIFFTKQYLLINQLTIEIEGKAEAKEDTKAMVEAVEASEKPSYDINSLQKEAIIKFLKGQEAQQQPQVTTQVQHPPNVIPMNQGKIVVLKYSSNISSFITAKSSLWVIDTGATDHVTFDINDYYSHYQVKPIIVRMPDSSYTTSSIIGTIRFSNQLFLSNDQATSKRIGVAKCDDGLYTMDSQPFSFVSATHNNHSMHNSAKQPLTFTAALSTNNRIIALKLALHHQFK; the protein is encoded by the exons ATGCTTTTAGCTCTGAAATCAAAGAACAAGTTAAAATTTATCGATGGATCCATTGTAAAACCAGACGAACTCGATCCACTATTTGAAGCCTGGGAGAAGTGCAACACCTATCTGGTGTCATGGATAACTATGTCCCTTAGCACAGAAATATCAGGAAGTGTAATTTGGAGCAACAACGCCTCAGACTTGTGGAAAGAATTGAAACGGAGGTACTATCAGGGTGACAAGTTTAGAGTTGCTGAGTTACAAGAAGAGCTCTTCCAACTCAGGCAAGGGGATGCCACTATAACTGCTTACTACACGAAGCTACAATCAATTTGGGAAGACTTGAATAATTTCAAGCCAATTCTAGAGTGCACTCATTGTGAACAATCATGCACATGTGGACTGAATGTGATGCAAGAATTCAGAAGAGATGATTACACAACAAGATTTTTGAGAGGTCTCAATGACCAGTATACTGTTGTCAGATTGCAACTGATGTTGATGACTCCCATGCCTGATATAGACACTGCCTTCTCCATGTTGACACAACAGGAAAGACAGTTCAATGATTGCCAAGATTCAAAGATCTTCTTTACAAAGCAATACCTCCTTATCAACCAACTGACGATAGAAATAGAGGGAAAGGCAGAGGCAAAGGAAGATACTAAGGCAATGGTAGAGGCAGTG GAAGCTAGTGAGAAGCCAAGCTATGATATCAATTCACTCCAAAAGGAAGCAATTATCAAATTTCTCAAAGGACAAGAAGCTCAACAGCAACCTCAAGTCACAACCCAGGTTCAACACCCTCCAAATGTTATTCCCATGAATCAAGGTAAAATTGTTGTTTTAAAATACAGTAGCAATATTTCATCCTTTATTACTGCAAAATCCTCCCTTTGGGTCATAGACACAGGGGCCACTGATCATGTCACTTTTGACATAAATGACTATTATTCACACTACCAAGTAAAACCTATAATTGTTAGAATGCCTGATAGCAGCTACACAACAAGTAGCATCATTGGCACCATTAGATTTTCTAATCAGTTATTTCTTTCAAAT GACCAAGCTACTTCGAAGAGGATTGGAGTAGCTAAATGTGATGACGGTCTCTATACAATGGATAGCCAACCTTTTAGTTTTGTTTCTGCAACACACAATAATCATAGCATGCATAATTCAGCAAAGCAGCCACTCACTTTCACAGCAGCACTTTCCACCAATAATAGAATAATAGCACTGAAACTTGCACTGCATCATCAGTTCAAATAA